A region from the Hippoglossus hippoglossus isolate fHipHip1 chromosome 16, fHipHip1.pri, whole genome shotgun sequence genome encodes:
- the mios gene encoding GATOR complex protein MIOS, producing the protein MSGSKPDILWSPHHPDRYVICDSELGLYRIGPVGNAETKAGSLPLSGETAATLLAINSDTPYMKCVAWYPKHEPECLLAVGQANGRVVLTSLGQSHNSTCKELVGKEFVPKHARQCNTLAWNPVDSNLLAAGLDKHRADFSVLIWDISSKFSPEASVTAEKIRLSSVDLDSSSVVTKPLYELGQNDACLSLCWLLRDPKLLLAGMHRNLAIFDLRNTSQKTFVNTKAIQGVAVDPHFHDRVASFFEGQVAIWDLRKFEKPVLTLSEQPKPLTKVAWCPTRTGLLATLTRDSNIIRLYDMQHTPTPIGDETEPTIIERSVQPCESQIGSFAWHPSSQNRMVVVSAANRVMTDFTVFERISLAWSSTTSLMWACGRHLYDCVEDGVDGVESVIERDIATKMRQRAQSRYGHDTVQVWRNHQLAGGSDPQLKSLWYDLFYMKQCAEDMELKLQGNKQTLVYSGIKNIVKSSSGTTESRKCWSGSDRQTDVPRYHSEERSLALRLCGWISRGPEIDVETFLRSLEQEREWERAAAVALFNLDIRRAIQILNKGATAEKGDLNLNVVAMALSGYTDEKSSLWREMCSSLRLQLKNPYLCVMFAFLTSEPGAYDGVLHESSVAVRDRVAFACMFLSDTQLPRYVDKLTNEMKEAGNLEGILLTGLSKDGVDLMESYVDHTGDVQTASFCMLKGSTGDVLKDPRVQCWIENYRNLLDAWRFWHKRAEFDIHRGKLDPSSKPLAQVFVSCNFCGKSISYSCSAMPHQGRGFSQYGVSGSPTKSKVTSCPGCRKPLPRCALCLMNMGTPVSNCPGTGKSDEKVDLTRENKLAQFNNWFTWCHNCRHGGHAGHMLSWFRDHTECPVSACTCKCMQLDTTGNLVPSDSS; encoded by the exons ATGAGTGGCTCAAAGCCCGACATCCTGTGGTCTCCTCACCACCCCGACCGCTATGTCATCTGTGACTCCGAGCTGGGACTCTACCGCATTGGACCTGTGGGCAACGCAGAGACCAAGGCGGGCTCGCTCCCTCTTTCCGGGGAAACTGCTGCTACTTTACTCGCCATTAACTCTGACACCCCGTACATGAAATGCGTGGCCTGGTACCCGAAACACGAGCCAGAGTGTTTACTCGCTGTCGGCCAGGCCAACGGCAGAGTGGTGCTCACCAGCTTGGGCCAGAGCCACAACTCCACATGTAAGGAGCTCGTGGGGAAAGAGTTTGTTCCCAAGCACGCCCGCCAGTGTAACACGTTAGCCTGGAACCCCGTGGACAGCAACTTGCTGGCGGCTGGTCTGGACAAGCACAGAGCGGACTTCTCTGTCCTCATATGGGACATCAGCAGTAAGTTTTCCCCGGAGGCCAGTGTAACAGCTGAGAAGATTCGTCTCTCGTCCGTGGACTTGGACTCGAGCTCAGTCGTGACCAAACCGCTCTACGAGTTGGGCCAGAACGACGcttgtctctccctctgctggctGCTCCGGGACCCAAAGCTGCTGTTGGCCGGCATGCATCGAAACCTCGCAATATTTGACCTGAGGAACACGAGCCAGAAAACGTTTGTCAACACCAAGGCCATCCAGGGGGTGGCGGTGGATCCTCACTTCCATGATCGCGTGGCTTCCTTCTTTGAGGGCCAGGTGGCGATCTGGGATCTGAGGAAGTTTGAGAAGCCCGTGCTGACGCTCAGTGAGCAGCCGAAGCCCCTCACTAAG GTGGCCTGGTGTCCAACGCGAACCGGCCTCCTGGCCACGCTCACACGTGACAGCAACATCATCCGTCTTTACGACATGCAGCACACCCCCACTCCCATCGGGGACGAGACGGAGCCCACCATCATCGAGCGCAGCGTGCAGCCGTGCGAAAGCCAGATCGGCAGCTTCGCCTGGCACCCGTCCTCCCAGAACCGCATGGTGGTGGTGTCGGCAGCCAACCGGGTCATGACCGACTTCACCGTGTTTGAACGCATCTCGCTGGCGTGGAGCTCCACCACCTCGCTCATGTGGGCATGCGGCCGACACCTGTACGACTGCGTGGAGGATGGAGTTGACGGAGTGGAGAGCGTGATCGAGAGGGACATCGCCACCAAGATGAGGCAGAGGGCTCAGTCCAGGTACGGCCACGACACGGTGCAGGTGTGGAGGAATCACCAACTGGCCGGAGGGAGCGACCCCCAGCTCAAGTCTTTGTGGTATGACCTGTTCT ATATGAAGCAGTGTGCAGAGGACAtggagctgaagctgcaggGGAACAAACAGACGCTTGTTTACTCTGGGATCAAGAACATCGTCAAGAGCAGCTCAG GCACAACAGAGAGCCGCAAGTGCTGGAGCGGCTCGGACCGCCAGACGGACGTGCCGCGCTACCACAGCGAGGAGCGCAGCCTCGCCCTGCGGCTCTGCGGGTGGATCAGCCGCGGCCCCGAAATCGACGTGGAGACCTTCCTGCGCTCGCTTGAGCAGGAGCGCGAGTGGGAGCGGGCGGCGGCCGTCGCTCTGTTCAATCTGGACATCCGGCGGGCGATCCAGATCCTCAACAAGGGAGCCACCGCTGAGAAGG gTGACCTGAACCTGAACGTGGTGGCCATGGCTCTGTCAGGCTACACCGACGAGAAGTCGTCCCTGTGGAGGGAGATGTGCAGCtctctgaggctgcagctgaagaaCCCCTACCTCTGCGTCATGTTTGCCTTCCTCACCAGTGAGCCCGGAGCCTACGATGGCGTGCTG CACGAGAGCAGTGTCGCTGTTCGGGACCGAGTCGCCTTCGCCTGCATGTTTCTCAGCGACACACAG CTGCCGCGATACGTCGACAAACTGACCAATGAGATGAAGGAAGCGGGCAACCTGGAGGGCATCCTGCTGACGGGGCTGAGTAAAGATGGCGTGGATCTCATGGAGAGCTACGTGGACCACACGGGAGATGTCCAGACCGCCAGCTTCTGCATGTTGAAG gGCTCCACAGGTGATGTGTTGAAGGACCCTCGAGTCCAATGCTGGATAGAAAACTACCGCAACCTCCTGGATGCCTGGAGGTTCTGGCACAAACGGGCGGAGTTCGACATCCACAGAGGAAAACTGGACCCCAGCTCCAAACCGTTAGCCCAG GTGTTTGTGAGCTGCAACTTCTGCGGGAAGTCCATCTCCTACAGCTGCTCGGCGATGCCTCACCAGGGCCGCGGCTTCAGCCAATACGGCGTCAGCGGCTCGCCCACCAAATCCAAGGTGACGAGTTGCCCTGGCTGCAGGAAGCCGCTGCCGCGCTGTGCCCTCTGCCTCATGAACATGGGGacacctgtgtccaattgcccAG GAACAGGGAAGTCGGACGAGAAGGTGGACTTGACGAGGGAGAACAAACTGGCTCAGTTCAACAACTGGTTCACCTGGTGTCACAACTGTCGCCACGGCGGCCACGCGGGCCACATGCTCAGCTGGTTCAG GGACCACACAGAGTGCCCGGTGTCGGCCTGTACATGTAAATGCATGCAGCTGGACACCACGGGGAACCTGGTGccttcagacagcagctaa
- the col28a1b gene encoding collagen, type XXVIII, alpha 1b, which produces MLLRANLRRGAGLCLLLLTLVHEATSQRQKSGRRSNYRLHNDEGGHGPCSLEVVFIVDSSESAKTVLFQRQKKFVLSFSTQLSTLQVAGWKLQVRMAALQYSSSVSVEQRFSAWKDLDSFHGQVSAMSYIGHGTYTTYAITNASQLLVQETPADSVRVAVLMTDGVDHPRNPDVIAAAAEAKGHGIRFFAVGLSNIAQQSPNSAKLRAMASAPAQQFVQSLLDAQLEETLLREMAAVASEGCPQAQVCLCERGERGPPGSAGRKGDPGLRGSSGVQGARGESGLNGRPGSDGIEGLPGHKGNKGERGDCGTPGTKGDAGPEGLAGPRGSHGEQGSLGPAGDSGPEGPAGPKGDRGFVGAAGAPGERGIGFPGAKGEKGNDGRPGPTGLVGIGEPGLPGPQGPSGALGNPGPPGEGFTGPKGDRGYQGPRGIRGLPGAGVKGDMGSRGPPGISGPLGAPGSGPQGDKGDQGPVGPSGLRGAPGIGITGPKGIQGVTGEPGLPGERGVGQPGPKGDPGAEGVAGIPGQPGEDGTLGKKGDLGLPGLRGPDGAPGKGAPGGKGDRGDRGSRGLSGAVGPVGPMGPKGEPGIIGRVGSTGAPGRGIPGAKGEPGPQGPAGALGGPGIGLTGPKGDRGTPGPAGSPGPKSEGVPGPPGLPGSPGLMGEAGPEGVGLPGPKGDRGLPGPSGPAGLPGIGLIGPKGSVGQMGQTGPQGLTGEGIQGQKGEPGFQGVPGPRGPTGLGVQGSKGDRGLRGEKGRGGDRGKAGEPGTIGSLGRAGQKGEAGLTREEVVRIVRSICSCGVTCRQTPLELVFVIDSSESVGPDNFNVIKDFVNALIDRASVSRDTTRVGVVLYSHINMVVVSLEQVASPDQVKSAVRSMTYMGEGTFTGSAIHQANQVFRGARAGVRKVAIVITDGQADKRDSVQLERAVAEARASNIETFVVGVVNQSDPLYEEFKKELNLMASDPDSDHVYLIEEFKTLPALEKKLLSRICEDGERHLFSSIPSSGNPPGVPETSGNVREPPYRTDTDTPTFTGDSRRVQMVPGAPGSPLDREAASPQRPKPDTRAPTDTQRFPFFDWEPFRPVTELLPRFEGKKPSTHTETNGAAGPAGPTVTAPPEERTPLPSPQPPPLVTSDTGVSAERCIQVLDPGPCRDYVVRWYYDANGNSCAQFWFGGCQGNSNQFENERSCKETCVKV; this is translated from the exons ATGTTGCTGAGGGCAAACCTGAGGAGAGGAGCGGGGCtttgcctcctgctgctgacgCTCGTACACGAGGCCACGAGCCAGAGACAAAAGTCAGGACGCAGGAGCAACTACAGGCTGCACAATGACGAGGGAGGACATG GTCCCTGCTCCCTGGAGGTGGTCTTCATCGTGGACAGCTCTGAGAGTGCGAAGACCGTCCTGTTCCAGAGGCAGAAGAAGTTCGTCCTGAGCTTCAGCACGCAGCTCTCCACGCTGCAGGTGGCCGGCTGGAAGCTGCAGGTGCGGATGGCCGCGCTCCAGTACAGCAGCTCCGTGTCCGTCGAGCAGCGCTTCTCCGCCTGGAAAGACCTGGACTCGTTCCACGGTCAGGTCAGCGCCATGAGCTACATCGGCCACGGCACCTACACCACCTACGCCATCACCAACGCCTCGCAGCTGCTGGTGCAGGAGACGCCGGCGGACAGCGTGAGGGTCGCGGTGCTGATGACGGACGGGGTCGACCATCCCCGCAACCCTGACGTGATCGCAGCTGCGGCCGAGGCCAAAGGTCACGGCATCAGGTTCTTCGCCGTGGGCTTGTCGAACATCGCCCAGCAGAGTCCGAACAGCGCCAAGCTCCGGGCCATGGCCAGCGCCCCGGCCCAGCAGTTCGTCCAGAGCCTCCTGGACGCTcagctggaggagacgctgctcAGGGAGATG GCTGCAGTCGCATCAGAAGGA tgtccacaagcccaggtgtgtttgtgtgagagaggagagaggggccCTCCTGGAAGTGCG GGTAGAAAAGGAGACCCCGGCCTCAGGGGTTCATCCGGCGTCCAAGGAGCGAGG GGGGAGTCCGGACTGAACGGTCGACCAGGAAGTGACGGCATAGAG ggtcTCCCAGGGCACAAGGGCAATAAG GGCGAGAGAGGAGACTGTGGCACTCCAGGGACAAAGGGTGACGCT GGACCCGAGGGACTTGCAGGCCCACGAGGCTCACATGGAGAACAG GGTTCGCTGGGACCAGCAGGAGACTCAGGTCCTGAGGGACCAGCGGGACCTAAA GGAGACAGAGGATTCGTGGGAGCTGCTGGGGCACCGGGGGAAAGAGGGATCGGATTCCCAGGAGCCAAG GGTGAAAAAGGAAACGATGGAAGACCAGGTCCTACAGGTCTTGTGGGGATCGGAGAACCAGGACTACCA GGTCCTCAAGGACCATCTGGAGCACTAGGAAACCCTGGACCACCTGGAGAGGGGTTCACAGGACCAAAG GGGGATCGAGGATATCAGGGTCCCAGAGGCATCCGTGGGCTTCCTGGAGCTGGGGTCAAAGGTGACATG GGCAGCCGCGGACCTCCTGGGATTTCGGGTCCACTCGGGGCTCCTGGTTCAGGACCTCAAGGAGATAAG GGGGATCAAGGCCCAGTTGGACCCTCAGGACTCAGAGGAGCTCCAGGTATTGGAATAACAGGACCTAAG GGGATTCAGGGAGTGACGGGTGAACCTGGTCTGCCGGGCGAGAGAGGAGTGGGACAACCAGGACCGAAG GGCGACCCGGGGGCTGAGGGGGTGGCAGGTATACCAGGTCAACCAGGAGAGGATGGAACCCTGGGAAAAAAG GGTGACCTCGGGCTACCGGGCCTCAGGGGACCTGACGGGGCTCCGGGTAAAGGGGCTCCTGGAGGCAAG ggagacagaggggacCGGGGGAGCAGAGGCCTGTCAGGTGCAGTCGGGCCCGTGGGGCCGATGGGGCCAAAG GGGGAACCAGGAATAATTGGGCGAGTGGGTTCGACTGGAGCTCCAGGGCGAGGGATACCTGGAGCCAAG GGAGAACCGGGTCCACAGGGTCCAGCCGGAGCTTTGGGAGGACCAGGGATCGGTTTAACTGGACCTAAG GGCGACAGAGGAACACCAGGACCTGCTGGTTCCCCAGGACCAAAGAGTGAAGGCGTCCCTGGTCCTCCA GGACTTCCGGGGTCTCCTGGGTTGATGGGAGAGGCCGGACCAGAGGGAGTTGGTTTACCAGGACCAAAg GGGGACAGAGGACTGCCGGGACCCTCTGGACCTGCAGGGCTTCCAGGAATCGGTCTGATTGGTCCTAAG GGTTCAGTCGGTCAAATGGGACAAACAGGTCCACAGGGGTTAACTGGAGAGGGCATTCAAGGACAAAAG GGGGAGCCTGGATTTCAGGGGGTCCCCGGCCCCAGAGGCCCTACTGGACTAGGTGTGCAGGGGAGCAAG GGGGACCGAGGCCTCCGAGGTGAGAAGGGCAGAGGGGGGGACAGAGGAAAAGCCGGAGAACCAGGAACCATCGGATCTTTG GGCCGAGCGGGACAGAAGGGAGAAGCTGGACTTACA AGGGAAGAAGTCGTCAGAATAGTGAGATCCATCTGCA GTTGTGGAGTGACCTGCCGTCAAACCCCCTTGGAGCTGGTctttgtgattgacagctcagagaGCGTCGGCCCCGACAACTTCAACGTGATTAAAGACTTCGTGAACGCCCTGATCGACCGGGCCTCGGTCAGCCGAGACACCACGCGGGTCGGCGTGGTCCTCTACAGCCACATCAACATGGTGGTGGTCAGCCTGGAGCAGGTGGCCAGCCCCGACCAGGTCAAGTCCGCGGTGCGCTCAATGACCTACATGGGCGAGGGCACCTTCACCGGCAGCGCCATCCATCAGGCCAACCAGGTGTTCAGGGGGGCGCGGGCAGGCGTGAGGAAGGTGGCCATCGTCATCACAGACGGTCAGGCCGATAAGAGGGACTCGGTCCAGCTGGAGAGGGCCGTGGCAGAAGCTCGGGCGAGTAACATCGAGACGTTTGTGGTCGGGGTGGTGAACCAGAGCGACCCTCTCTACGAGGAGTTCAAGAAGGAGCTCAACCTCATGGCCTCCGACCCCGACAGCGACCACGTGTACCTGATCGAAGAATTCAAAACTCTGCCAG CTCTTGAGAAGAAACTGCTGAGTCGTATCTgtgaagacggagagagacatTTGTTCAGCTCCATCCCGAGCTCCGGAAATCCTCCGGGAGTCCCTGAGACGTCCGGTAACGTCCGGGAGCCCCCGTACAGGACGGACACGGACACGCCCACCTTCACAGGAGACTCCAGGAGGGTTCAGATGGTG cCCGGCGCTCCAGGCTCTCCGCTCGACAGAGAAGCCGCCTCTCCGCAGAGACCCAAGCCGGACACCAGAGCCCCCACAGACACCCAGAGGTTTCCGTTCTTCGACTGGGAGCCTTTCAGACCAGTGACAGAGCTCCTCCCTCGGTTTGAGGGGAAGAAACCCTCAACCCACACGGAGACGAACGGAGCCGCCGGGCCAGCCGGTCCCACTGTGACGGCCCCGCCCGAGGAGAGGACGCCACTGCCGTCACCACAGCCTCCCCCGCTGGTGACCTCCGACACAGGCGTATCTG CGGAGCGGTGCATCCAGGTCCTGGACCCGGGCCCGTGTCGAGACTACGTGGTCAGGTGGTACTACGACGCCAACGGCAATTCCTGCGCCCAGTTCTGGTTCGGAGGTTGTCAGGGAAACAGCAACCAGTTTGAGAACGAGAGGAGCTGCAAAGAAACCTGCGTCAAGGTCTAA
- the si:dkey-256h2.1 gene encoding uncharacterized protein si:dkey-256h2.1, translating to MSAVRSGSALLSLLLVVTAHVTGAHAGTPRQRTSLAEAEHQLPDPRDNTVSLGSRKPSGPRVSAGPEPGDLAAAFRVPTLAGEFSYQPGAVRGSLVIHAFTNQSGFLESLWSSESSLLSLVRELPARAQVLFLSLDESSVSDALWMRDQLQRAAGHSHKEVLSRLHFSPVPVFALGNWIPKVLYYWGCMGHNCGLSQAVFTSEGWNMPVIIKRLDARYDWLPARWGQGSYLLKDAGNGCEPSSSVAGAVAWVSEGSCSFYTKVQSMAKSNASGVLVYALPGNPIQDMNCVEDECYSPLNIPAAMVHLEPSVAQALRFGQKVSVSFQTTPSPNFFIGIDQQGALAEMGWFLYPTFSFINWQAQWFDFSSDLQDKLQTPAKVVSVFDKVQMQGDKGAVAAVELPLGSLDFDKLELDASLSCPGRRDSSCAQWDHTVQLFVCCDHLGPYCNMELSRWITAFRRGIGRWLTDVSPLIPLLDSNRCTFTMKTVPWAMPWIVSLNLRFSVSNHTGNHTEKLRPFRVMSLYGGGTFDKNYNKQFQPIKFPVPPSAMKVELFAVITGHGSDENGCGEFCVTSHHFLINAAFNNTRIFDSAGSALGCAMRVKEGAVPNEHGTWLYGRGGWCDGLQVSPWRMDITKQLDLSGSESNTVVYFGLFEGQDPNPAQKPGYIVMSSFLVFYK from the exons ATGTCCGCGGTGCGTTCAGGCTCCGCTCTGCTGAGCCTCCTCCTTGTTGTGACAGCTCATGTGACCGGAGCTCATGCGGGGACACCGAGGCAGAGGACGAGCCTGGCCGAGGCTGAGCACCAGCTCCCGGACCCCAGAGACAACACGGTGTCGCTGGGGTCCAGGAAACCCTCCGGTCCGCGGGTCTCCGCCGGGCCCGAGCCGGGAGACCTCGCCGCCGCGTTCAGGGTCCCGACTCTGGCCGGAGAGTTTTCCTACCAGCCCGGAGCGGTGCGGGGGAGCCTGGTGATCCACGCCTTCACCAACCAGTCCGGGTTCCTGGAGAGTCTGTGGAGCTCCGAGTCCTCCCTGCTCAGCCTGGTGAGGGAGCTGCCGGCCCGGGCCCAGGTCCTGTTCCTGTCCCTGGACGAGTCCTCCGTGTCCGATGCTCTGTGGATGAGGGACCAGCTGCAGCGGGCCGCCGGCCACAG TCACAAGGAGGTCCTGTCCAGACTTCACTTTTCTCCGGTGCCGGTCTTCGCTCTGGGAAACTGGATCCCTAAGGTGCTGTACTACTGGGGCTGCATGGGACACAACTGTGGCCTCTCCCAGGCCGTGTTCACCTCCGAGG GGTGGAACATGCCAGTAATCATCAAGCGACTGGATGCCAGGTACGACTGGCTCCCGGCCCGATGGGGTCAGGGGTCGTATCTGCTGAAGGATGCAGGAAACGGATGTGAACCCTCCTCGTCTGTGGCCGGTGCTGTGGCCTGGGTGTCCGAGGGCAGCTGCTCCTTCTACACTAAG GTTCAGTCCATGGCCAAATCCAACGCCTCCGGTGTGCTGGTCTACGCCCTCCCTGGAAACCCGATCCAGGACATGAACTGTGTTGAGGATGAATGTTATTCGCCCCTGAACATCCCAGCTGCCATGGTGCACCTGGAGCCGTCGGTGGCTCAGGCGCTCCG GTTTGGACAGAAGGTCAGTGTGTCCTTCCAGACGACTCCATCTCCTAACTTCTTCATCGGTATTGACCAACAGGGGGCGCTGGCTGAGATGGGCTGGTTTCTTTACCCCACGTTCAGCTTCATCAACTGGCAGGCGCAGTG GTTTGACTTCTCTTCAGATCTTCAGGACAAACTTCAAACTCCGGCCAAGGTCGTTTCTGTCTTCGACAAAGTCCAGATGCAGGGAGACAAAGGAGCGGTGGCTGCAGTCGAGCTGCCGTTAG gCTCGTTGGACTTCGACAAACTGGAGCTGGATGCGTCTCTGTCGTGTCCCGGCAGGAGGGACTCGTCCTGCGCTCAGTGGGATCACACGGTGCAGCTGTTCGTCTGCTGCGATCACCTCGGTCCGTACTGCAACATGGAGCTGAGCCGATGGATCACTGCCTTCCGCAG AGGAATCGGTCGCTGGCTCACAGACGTGTCTCCCCTCATCCCACTGCTGGACAGCAACAGATGCACCTTCACCATGAAGACGGTGCCGTGGGCGATGCCTTGGATCGTTTCCCTCAACCTGAGATTCAGCGTCAGCAATCACACAG GTAACCACACGGAGAAGCTCCGCCCCTTCAGAGTGATGTCACTGTACGGCGGCGGGACCTTtgacaaaaactacaacaagcAATTCCAGCCAATCAAATTCCCCGTCCCCCCCTCAGCCATGAAG GTGGAGCTCTTCGCCGTCATCACGGGTCACGGCAGCGACGAGAACGGCTGCGGGGAATTCTGTGTCACCTCCCACCACTTCCTAATAAACGCCGCGTTCAACAACACTCGCATATTTGACTCTGCAG GCTCAGCTCTGGGCTGTGCCATGCGAGTGAAAGAGGGGGCGGTGCCGAACGAACACGGGACGTGGCTGTACGGGCGAGGAGGCTGGTGTGACGGACTCCAGGTCAGCCCCTGGAGGATGGACATCACCAAACAG TTGGACTTGAGCGGATCTGAATCCAACACAGTCGTCTACTTCGGGCTGTTCGAGGGACAGGATCCTAATCCCGCTCAGAAACCCGGATACATCGTCATGTCGTCTTTTCTCGTCTTCTACAAATGA